Part of the Candoia aspera isolate rCanAsp1 chromosome 1, rCanAsp1.hap2, whole genome shotgun sequence genome, AGCCTGCATGATGGCAGCCAAGGGCATCCACAGGGTTGCCAGGAGGCCACTGTGCAATGGAACAGCCTTTTCCACAAATGCCCGGGAAAAAGCAGGCAGACCTGGCAGCTCAATTCCACAGCAACAAGCCAACCCCGCCTCTGTTGGGGAACTGTGGCCCAAAGGGACGTCTTGACGGGGGCCTCCCCGGCAGCTGCTCCCTTTCTCAATGGGAGCGCTGGCCCTACTCCCTGGGGGCCGTGGCTTCCCGTTTCAGGGGGCCCACCTGGTACTGGAGGGTGTCCTCTGGCAAGAGGTCCAGTTGCTTGCTGAGCTGGTGGATCTGGTCGTTGATGCCGTCCATCTCGGCACAAAGCTGCTTGTAGTGCTTGAGGTCGGTGTCAAAATCCTGCTTGTATTTCTGGCGGGCGTCAGCGGATGTGATTGGTGGGTAGTGGCTGCGAGGAGAGGCAGGGGAGGCTCAGCCCAGGGCCGGGGGCACAAGGTCACCCCTGAGGCTAACCCCACCCTGCCACTGGCAAGAGTGGCAAGCGGGGAGCAAGCAGAGGAAGACCCAACGAGGGGCCATTCTTCATCCTTGCACCTGCAGGGTTCGGAGTTCCACTTTCTGGACAGTGAGGGAAGGCTGACCCATATGGAGGGCACACTGCAGGGCACAATCCGTGAGCCCCAAGTCAGAGAACAGCCCCAGCGAGGCCGAGGGAGGGCCTGGCCTCCGGTTCCACCATGGAGAAATGGGGTTCTGTCTACATGGCGATTCAATGGGCTCCCCGAGATTCAGACCACTCACAACTGTAACCTGCCCGCATTCCCTGCCTCCTCTGGTGCCCTTCCTGCTACCAACTCTCTCGTCCAGGAtgcccactccctccctccccagcagCTGCTACCAAATCCCAGGGCCTCTCCAAAATCCCTCCATCGGCCTGGTCGGCggcctgccttcccctccctccttcccacctcCAGGTCCCTGGTCTCCAAAGGCCTCTGCCCAGGTCTCTGCCCAGCTCCCCGGGGCTTTTGGCCCCCACCAGACTCCTCCCCCCCCTGCCCCGAGGGGAGAGGACCCTTAACTTGGGGTTGAAGGTGGCCCGCAACCCCCGAAGGCCGGGGCCGGCTTGTTTTGACGGTGCAGCTGCCCACCCCGACGACCCCCAGGGGGAGTTCTCCCCCTGCAGCCCCTGCGACTTCTTGCACCAGGAAGCTCACACGTGACCAGAGAGTCTGTGCTTCCCTTAAGCCGTTAAAAGGAAAAATCCATCACGGTTTTATGGCTATTCTCGCATCTTTGCAGGACCAGGGGAATTGCTCCCCAGGCATCAGGACGGGACCCCCCGGAGGAAGCCGCTCGAGGAAACAAAACGCCCAGCTGGTTTTCTGAATGTTCCATGGTAACGCGGCTTATTACCACGATGTGCCTCGCGTTGCCTGAACTGTGTTGGTAAAGCCCAGAGAGGAATCCGACAGCCCTTCAGCTCTGAGCCCGCCCCCCGCCGCCCGCCCTCAATTCCTCTTGGGTCTCCCATCCCGGCTCCCTCCCTGCAGGGCCCCCCACGCGGCCCCACCTGGCCCACTCGTCCGGGTCCTGCTCGTCGCTGGACTCCACCGCCGTGGTATAGTCGGTCTCGTACTGGGACTCCTCCAGCTCCGGGTTCCTCCTCCGCCCCCTCCTGCCCCTGCGGGCGGGCGGCTTGCTGGGGGTCTCCTGGGTTTTCTCTTCCCAAGTGCTGGAACTCAAGGTCCGAGCGCGCTTGTCCGCGGATGCGTGGAAAGGCGGGCTGGGGAGGCCAAAGACCACACTGGAAAGTCAAGCTCCGCTTTACTGACAGCAGCatcagtaacagaaccttgcaggtcTGGCTGTGCTGGACACCCTCCCCACGCCCCAGTGAATCTGGGGGGCGTCTGCCTGGTCCGCGCCCAGATATTATCTGACTTCCCAGGACCTAAAGAATATTTCAGCCCCCTCTGCCTAGCAAGGGTTCTCGCGTCCTTCTGCCGAGACCACCTCTGCCGTGGTCACTCTACAGTTCCACACGGGACCCGCACAGGCAGAAATGGACTGCATCTCAGGAGTGGAGGGCGTGGCCAGGAGAGCACTGGGCCAACTGCCAGAGGAGGACCCCTCTGTCAACAGCTACCGGCCAGTACAGCGCAACAGAGCCCCCTTATCCAGAAGCAGTCTACCCCTTCCCAATAGCACGAGGTGAACAGACAGAAGGTCTGCTTGTGGCACTGCCTGTTCCCTGTTGATGGGCTCACAGGCTCTTCCTTGGCTCTGTCCCCCAGGGCTCTTCCCATTACACAGGGGCAGCAACGCCCACCTGGCAAAGCAGTCTGCCGCTAGAGAAGTTGGGGGGACAAGCGTTGGCCCAATCCCGTTCCAGGGCTCCTCTCGGGTCCAGAGGGTGAGAAGCCCCCCAGCCTCCCGGCTCACCTGCCCTGGACTTCTGCGTAGTCCCGCTCCACAGCTCGGTAGTTGGAGGGGCTGACGGGAGCATTGACGGGGCTGGTGGGCTTCTCCGAGTACGCCATGGTGGCCGAATCGGTGGGGCTGGCCCGGTCGTCCACGTTCTTCACCTGCAGAGGGGCAACAGGCACTCCTCAGCTCCCCAGAGGCCCCCAAGCTTGGGCTCCGGAACGTGACCCCTGGCCCCAGCCTCTCCCAGCCTCAGGTGGAAACTAtagttcccagaatccccagcgaCGACCATGGCTTCCAGTAAACTCAGTCGGGATGTCTGGTGCCCCCAAGTGGGAGTTTCCGCCACAGGAGGCACTGGGCTCAGCACACCCCAAAAAACCATTCCCCACCCCTTGGAGGgcaacctttccagccaaacAGGCAGAGCTGAACCCCCACAGCAGATGGAGCAAGGGCTGGAAAATGGAAGCAGGGGAGGAGGTGGGGGGCCTGGGGGAGGCAAGAGATCACCGCAGCAGCATCTTCCAAGCCACCCTTGTGTGGGGGAGTCAGCCACATGCCAAGGCTTTTTACGTGTTCGGCCACACTGCCCTGAGGCAAGCCCTGGTTTCCTGCACAGACCTGTCCCGCTGGCCCAGCCCCAAGATCTGTCTGCTGCCATCCTGACCAGGCTGGGGCTCTCCCTGCCAGCCACCCCTTGGCTGCTGCGCATGTTCTGGCTCTGACCACACAGCCCCGTGTCTAAGACCCACGGGGCCTCCCACACCTTGCGCTCGTCCCTGGCATTTCCATGCCTGGGAAGGAGTGTGGCTGTGTGCCAGCCCggagtagcagcagcagctgtcTTGGCTGCGTTTCGAGGGGGCAGGCGTGCCTTCCGCAGGAGGGATGGGCCTGACCCCCCCAAACCTCTGCCCTCTCCTTCTGGGGTCTTTGGGGAAGAGGAGTTTGGATTGCAGCCAGCGGTGAGCCAAAAAAGCAGCAGTCTGGCCACCCCCTTTCTGACtcacaaatttcattaaaaggcagcagctttCTTGCGTGGgaaccagactcctgatttctggTCATGGCAGACTAATCTGGTTTTCCTTCTACCAAGTCCACCGTAAGACACAAGAAACAGAGTTTGGAACTGGGCTAGCGCTTCTGCGCATCGCTTGGAAAAGAGCATCGGGGAGGAACTTCCCATGTCCTGCACGCAAAggttttgctcctttcttcagGGGCTCAGACGGCCGTGAAGCAGCCTTGGCGGAGAGGAGGCATCTTGGGGAGCCCACAGGACCGAGCCCGGGCCGATCTCAGCACCCCTGCCATTGCCACGTCAGCCTGACCCGTTGCCTGCGCTCCCTTCTCTGCTCAGGGCCGAGGCTGTTCCTTCTCTTGGGACCCGCTTGGATCCCTGGGGTGGGTCCTCCCCATCCTCCAGTCCTGGGGCTGCGCAAGGCTGAGcgcttcccctcctcccctcccagtgCAAGCCAGCGCAGGATGCCCTGATGCCACCCTTCTCTCAGGGGGCACCCTTGACCCAAGGAGATGCCCTCTGTGGTGCAGCCCTTCCCACCCACTGCCCCCCAGGGCTGACTCTGCCCCAGAGGGACACATGGCAAGGCTTGCTAAGGTCCCGGGTCAGCTTGGAGCCTTGGGAAGCGGCTCCCCACTCCCTGCTCCCTGTCCTGGACAGAGCCCCACAGAGCCACGAGCCAAGTCCTCCTGGGGGGCTGCCCTTCTTGCCCTTGAGGCCCCGGGATCCTCCTCCTTGCAGGCCTGTAAAAACTCCGCCCCTCCTGAAGGTGCAGCCAGAGGTCAAAGTCCAGTGCCCCACCCCCAAGAGCTCGGCCACCAGACGCGGTTCCTGAAGTGGGGGACAAATGACCCCTGGGGCTGGAACGCCACTTTCGTCTTGGGGGACGCACAAGCCAAGCCCTTGCGCCTTGGGTCCTGTGGGGCCCCTCCGCCCCAGCTGGCCACCTGATGCCCTGTGAAGAGCAGCGGCACCTTGGGGGCGGCCTCAGCGGTTAATCATTGATGCGACCGAAACCAGAGAATGCCGTAAACAGCGTGCGGAGAGAGACCtctcaatttctctctctctctctcacgcgcgcgcacacacacacacacacacacacacagactagcGTCTTCAGCGTAGGTGGCAGGCTTGTGAAAATGTTGCTGTTGTTACACATCAGAAATCGGAGGGGGGAGAAAATTATGGGTGAATTTAGGGAAATAATCATAGAAGAAATgtcaggagggagggaaggaaggaagacatagATGCGTAAAAAGCAGCGGGAAGGAAACTGATCGAAATAGAAAAGGAGGCCGGGCATTTTCTCCTTGGTTCAGCCATGCAGACCAGGAACAACAGGAGAGGGTCACCCAGGCCTCTCCTCGTAACCACGATGGTGCCAAAATGTTGAACTGGGCACTGCAATGCCAGAAACAAGCTCAGCTCTTCTGTGGCAACTCTGCGGAGGGGCAGAGTTTGCAACACACGCTTTCCCCTGTCCCTGCCTAAAAAGGCCTGTGGAGGATAAGCTTCATTCGTGGGTCGCACAGGAAGCCCCCCCAGAAATGATTGCACTGTTTGTGCAGGGGGAGGTGTGCACACAAAGCGGCCCCATTTTTCCCTTCCCAGCCCAGGCCCAGCCCAAATTCTCAGGAGAGGGGAAGGCGTGGACGGCCAGGCGCTGCCGAAGGAGCCCAGGGTGTCCGCTGCAGCTGCCCTCCCgcggctggggtggggtggggctgtGCGCAAGAGAAGGCCACCCGCCACCCTTGCCCCACTCACCCATTCCTCCACGTTGGGACCCTCCTCCAGCACCGGCGGCCGGTCCCAGTAAATGTTGGGCTTCCCAAACCGCCAAATCTTCTGGCGCGTCTTGTGGGCAAAGAAGCAGTTGATGCAGAGCAGGATCACCAGGAGGAAGCCGCAGACGATGGCGACGGCCTGGAGGTGAGAAAGCCAAGAGGAAGAGCTAAACCCCCTTCCTCCATTTGAAATCTCCTGCCCCTGCCCCCAAATTCCTGGCAGCCAACCACTGCCCTGACCCGAAGGGGCTTTTGGCTCATGCTCAGTGACTCCATAGCCCGAGGGATGGGCTCCTTCTCAGCTGGAGGAAATTGCACCTGCAGAGCAAGGGGGCCCCTCCGAGCCCTGCAGGCATCCCGCGCAAGCCACGAGGACACTGGGCACATCAGCAGGGGACAATTAGGCAATTCATGACATCCTGGCACATGTGAGTTCACTGGCTTTCCTTGGACTCCTTGCAGACTGTCCCATATCTGCACCCTTCACCTCAAAGATCCCAGCGCTTAATCACGACAAATGAgacaacccattttctgggtcagCACCATTCCCTGAGCGTAATGTGCCAAAAGGCTTGGGGTTTGCATGGCACCAAAAACACTAAGCAGGGCTGAAACTCCCTACACTGCGCTTGCTGTGCAAACAAGAGGACTTTGGCGATCCAGGTCGGCACGTCAGGCCCAGAGAATTCCCTGAGGCTTGTCAAAATGGGCCAGCTGGAAACGAAAAGGTAGAAATAGGAAACTTGAGCGCCCCCAACCTGAAAGCGAAGCTTCCTCGCCTAAACCGGGGCATAAGAACATTTCCACCCTGCCTGGAGCGCTCACAAAACCAGCCAACACTCTGTGTCCAGATACAGCTCGGCCACTGTGCAGGGCCctctaaatcagggttcctcaaccttgggaactctaagctgtgcggacttcaactcctagaattgctggctggggaattctgggagttgaagtccgcacagcttggagttcccaaggttgaggaaccctgctctaaatcCTCCCCAAACCTGCTTCCCTCCTAGGCCAAAAAACTTCATTTCCGCACAAAAAGAGTTTCTGAGTCCAAGCTGGTTGCTCCTTGGATGGGACACCAGAGTGCAAATAAAACGAGGAAGTCAAAAAACCTAAGGTGGCAGTGGCCGCTTCCTCTTGGTGCTGAGCAAATGACAGGGCCATGCCCTGAATGACGGGGCTGTGCCCCAAAGACTGCTGGCCATGGGCTAGTCTAGCCTGGGCACCAGGGGATGCcccattttgcaccagctggagcttccaggcCCCCCTTGAGAGTAGCTCTGCACAGAGCACAAGGCAGCAGTCCGCCCGGTGtggctgctgccgctgctgctgctccaTCCAGCTCAGGAACAGCCAGCACAGCTGATGCGCTGGAGCATGGGCTGCCAATGCCCCTTTCCCACCCCTCTCCCTGGGGCCCAGAGGCAGCAGGGGCCAAGGAGCACTCCCAGGCTGCCAACCCCGAATGCAGAGCTGCCAGGCCAGAAGTGGAGACAGGAGGCAGCCCAGCCACGGTCCGCACAAGGACTGAACAGCTGAGCACAGAAAGGCCGACGCCCCCCGGGGCGAAATGGACCGGACTTCCTCGGATTAAACATTTGGAATAATTTCTAGCTTTGCACATTGGTGTGTCAATTAGCCTCTGCAAATTGCACGCACTTCCCCACGCCTTCTTTTCACACCCTAAACCCACGAGAACAGCTTGGTCTCCACAATTTGCATCCCAGAAagtatttttttacttcttagtACTTGTGCATAATGTCCCCCAAGGGGGCCAGGTTATTTCTGCAGCCTTGTAGAGATCTCACAATTGTATTTGTGGTTTTCCATCTATTTCTGGGCTGTAGCTGCGGAAGAGCAGCTTCAAATGCCCAAACCCTATTCCTTAACCGGGTGTGTTGTTTGCTTCCCTTCCTAAAAACCATGAAATTCCATTGCAGCAGGAATCTCCCAATTATCCAAGCGTGTTGTGagcgctctcacaaaatggctgccacaaagGGTTCGCCACGTCTGGAATGGTGGGCGGAGCCAAAGCAGAAGAGAAACCGGGTGCCTCGACCCCCAAGATGCTCTCTGTCACTCCAGCTTCCCTTTCTCCTGGGGTGGGGGGCCAGGGGCAAAGCActggctgccatttttatttcctaggGATGCTGACGAGACTGGCTTGGGGGGGTCACGGGTGAAGAAATAAAGATGTGAAAAGTGCCCACAGAGCTGGGTATCAAGCAGTTCCTGAAATCTTCTCTTCCATATTTAGAAGCCATTTGGGCATTCTCTGGAAAAGATGCCAGCTGGAAAGGGGCATGGCTGGAGGAtcacagggtgggggcaatgggGAGGGGCCATATGGGAGGGGTGTGACCAAAGAAGgaagtacaggtagaccttgcttaatgactgccctgtttagcaaccgctcaaagttacaatggtgctggaaaagtaACCTTGTGGTCAGTCCTCGCACTGATGACCATCACAATgaccctgtggtcatgtgatcaccatctgcatgcttcacagctggcttccaacaagcagagtcaatggagaagccaacaGTAACATTGTAAGTCACAGTCACGCAacgtctcgcttaatgaccgcattgtTTAGTggcggagttgccagtcccaattgtggttgttaagcagagACTACCTGTAGCACTCCAACAGTAGGCTCACTGACAATACATTGTGCAAAGAATATGTTCCCCCTCACAAACCCCCTTAtctcttcaaacagaggctggactgTCACTTGACTGCAGCTCCTGCAGTTAaaggggggttggactagatggcctctgaTGACCCTTCCcgttccagctctatgattctacCAAAGGTCTTTAGGAAAGGAAACAGCAGCTTCCGATTACACACATCCACCAAGGTGATTCACCAGCCCAGCAGCCCCATCCGTGGGCTGGATAACGCCGCTGGGCTTGATGGGTGGACTTATCTTGTTTGCTCAACTGGGTAGTTTCGAGGGTGCTGCCGGCCCGGCCCACTCGATAACACTCTGATTGTTTTCTGCCAGAGCCCGAAACCGATGCCCAGATAAGCCCTTTCGCTCTTGAACAAAGAGTTCCTCGTATTTGCTTTCAACCCGTGTGACTGTTTCTGATGTTGGCGTTTCAGGGCAAGTGGCCGATAAAAAGAGAAGCGGTGAAAAGTCGTGGCAGGCTGCTGGGCCGCTCCAACTTCCCCACTCGGTGCCCAGCCCTGCCAAAAGGTCTGGGTACCTGAGCCTCATGCGGAGCTGGGCCAGCCCCACCTGAGGCTGAAGGGGGCCTGTGCCCTGGCAGGGCTGCCTGGCAGCTGGGTCGGCTCAGCCAGACGGAGCCGTGGCAATTCCCAGGACACAGCAGCAGGGCGAAGGGGTGGATCCTGCCCTGGCAGGGGGCCCAGAGTGGGGGTAAAGGGCTTCCCCAAGAGTCTCtccggcctggcctggcctggcctggctgcttcCCCGCCCACCAGCCGGAAGCAGGGCCACAACGAGGCCCAGGGAGGGCGCCCCATCTTGCCCTGTGTGGGGCTGCCCCATCCCAAGGTGAGACCCCTGCGCTCACCTCCTGCGGGTCCACCATGCAGTAATGGTAGAGGTACTGGTTGAAGACGGCTCCCGAGGTGTACACCTGGTTGCACAAGGCGAGCATGGGGTTGGCATTGTAGTAGCTCCCCGACATCTGGGCCTGGGGATTGACCCCCATGATGTAGACGATGGAGGCAATCAGCATGAGGAAGGCCAAGAGGGCGCAGACCACGATGGCCACCAAGTAGAACCGCCTGGACCGGGCCCCCCTGGACTTGGTGAGGCTGGTGATGGCCAGGGCCAGCAGCGCGATGAAGCACAGCACCGACATGGCAATCATGAAGCCGCTGGCCGAGCGGGGGTTGGTCATGCCGCCATAGTAGCCCATGCCATAGCCGCCGTAGTAGCCGCCCAGGCCTCCTCCGTAGCCGCCATAGTAGCCGCCCAGGCCTCCACCGTAACCCCCCCCGTAGTAGCCCCCCATGGAGCTGCCATAGAGCCCCCCGTAGCCGTAGTCCCAGACGAAGGTGGAGGCCACGCAGGCGAAGATGGCCACGCAGAGCAGGATCCCCACGCCCTCCAGGATCTTCATCACGCCGGGAGGGGAGGTCCACTTGTAGAAATGCTGGGGCTGGTCCTCGATGTAGTAGGAGCCCGGGGGGGGTGAGTGGACGGCGTACCCATAGTCCTCCCCTGGGGGACCGTAGCTGGGGGGGCTGTCGTACGGCTTCTTCGGGCTGTACATCCTGTGCACACAAGCTGGGGTGGGACCGGCCGAGAAGCTCCAAACGCTGCAGCCGGAGGGGGCCAACAGGGCCCCGTCAAGGTCCTCGGGAGTGGCTGAGAGGCTGCCGGGCCACGTCTGGCCGACACTGCCAAAGAGAATTGAAATAGACATGAGCCTCCCTTTCTGCTACCGTGGAGGCAAGTTCAAGAGTCCTGGGCGGATTCTAGCACCATCCCAGTGTGGATTGAATGAGAGCGACCGTCTCCCCTACTGCCAGCAGCagaagtcgggggggggggggagatactCAACATCAGTCCTTCCCCCAAGGTCTCGGAGGAGCCAAGGGTCTGGAGACCACCTGCACAGTAGCGGGGGGGCGGAAGAGTTTGGGCACCAGAAACATGGCACGTTGGGAGCTTTAAAAAGTCTATTTTGCCGTTTTCTTCCTAGGCGGTTGGCATCGTGCGGCCATGAAAAAGAGGGGGAAGTGGGAGGGAGACCCCCGTCCCTTGGCATCATGCGGCTGTTCCTTTCCCAGCGTCCcagagaagggaggagggaaggcaaGGGAGATGGCAGTGCCCATCCCACTGCGCTGCCAGATAAGGCAGGCCAACTCTCCTTTGCGTCGACCTTGGCACTGGTGACTTCACCAGCTTGGCAACAGGGCGTTTCCTGGCCTGGCCTCCTCTCGGCGTGTCTGTTCGGTTTCCCAGTCAAGTTGAAAGCCCCAGGATGGCTGCCTGTCGCCCAGCCAAGCTCTTGGAGAGCTTCAAACGTGAGCAGGTGAAAAGGAAGAGGTTCCCAAATATTTAGACCAGAGGAGAGGAGGTGAGGGCGGTGGCTGAAGTATCACAAAGCCCATCAGAGGGGAGGTGGAGCCCACATGCTCCTCCCTGGTGCTCAAAAGGCAGGGCTAGAACCATAGGGCAGGAAAGCTGTCCCCGGCAAACGCCACAAGATGTTTTTCAGAACAGGAAGAATTCAGCTTGTGGAGGAAGGAACTGCTAACTGGCGGGCGCCTGAATGGCTGAAGGCTGCGCCTGGACAGATCTGGGGCTCCACATAAGCCCCAGGCCATGGGGTCTTCAACCTTTCTATTCCTGCCCCAGATGAAGGGGATCATTTACTACATTTGCAGATGACACGAAACAGGGAAGAGTTGCTAATCCTTTAGATCAGTGTTACcttggaactttaagatgggtggacttcaacccccagaattccatggctggctggggaattctgggagttgaagtccacccatcttaaagttccaagattgagaaacactgctttagatgaaATTAGGAGACTCAAAAAGATCTAGACAGGCTTGAACAATGGGTTGAAACGGCTGGGATGGGATGTAGCAGAGAGGAACGCCAAGTTCTGCATCTGGgtagaaaaaatgaaagggagAAGTCTATGATCGGAGCACTCTGGCTAGGCAACAGCACCCATCCAAGGGACCTGAGTGTCCTGGTCAACCACAAGTCAGCATGTGAGCCAGGAGTGGGGGCAGCTGCTATTTTGGGGTGCCAAAGAAGCCTTTGGAAGAGATTCGTTGAAGGGAGGTACTTGAGCCTTCAGCTAACTAAGTGGCGGTCGTAGGGAGGAGGGGGTGAACTTGTTCCCTGTCACCTAACAGGGCAGGATGAGATCCAGTGGGTTGAGACTCCAGTGGGAATAGATTCTGGTTAGGAATTAGGAGGGATTTCCTGGCAGGAAGAGCTGTCAACGAGTGGAATAGGCTGCTTCATGAAATGGCTATGACAAATGGGAAGCCATTTGTCTGAACTGGTTAAGCAGATCCTGCACTGGCAGGGGCCAGACTAAATGACCTCTGAGATCACTGCCAAATATATGATTCTATGTTTCTAAAAGGAGTCACCATTGGAAGATCTTTGTTGCATATCCTGAACTGGGCAGGGGGTTAGATTGGATGACCTTTAAGACCCCCTCCATCCTAACTCCATACTTCTATGTGCAACCATGGGAAACAATGGCTG contains:
- the LOC134488555 gene encoding occludin-like; amino-acid sequence: MYSPKKPYDSPPSYGPPGEDYGYAVHSPPPGSYYIEDQPQHFYKWTSPPGVMKILEGVGILLCVAIFACVASTFVWDYGYGGLYGSSMGGYYGGGYGGGLGGYYGGYGGGLGGYYGGYGMGYYGGMTNPRSASGFMIAMSVLCFIALLALAITSLTKSRGARSRRFYLVAIVVCALLAFLMLIASIVYIMGVNPQAQMSGSYYNANPMLALCNQVYTSGAVFNQYLYHYCMVDPQEAVAIVCGFLLVILLCINCFFAHKTRQKIWRFGKPNIYWDRPPVLEEGPNVEEWVKNVDDRASPTDSATMAYSEKPTSPVNAPVSPSNYRAVERDYAEVQGSPPFHASADKRARTLSSSTWEEKTQETPSKPPARRGRRGRRRNPELEESQYETDYTTAVESSDEQDPDEWASHYPPITSADARQKYKQDFDTDLKHYKQLCAEMDGINDQIHQLSKQLDLLPEDTLQYQGVAEEYNRLKDLKRTPEYQSKKMENKSLRKKLFHIKRMVSEYDKHRG